In the genome of Gordonia rubripertincta, one region contains:
- the aceA gene encoding isocitrate lyase, with product MSNVGKPRTAAEIQQDWDTNPRWKGIKRDYTAEQVAQLQGSVVEEHTLARRGAEILWDGVTKGDGSYINALGALTGNQAVQQVRAGLKAVYLSGWQVAGDANLSGHTYPDQSLYPANSVPNVVRRINNALLRADEIARVEGDDSVDNWVVPIVADGEAGFGGALNVYELQKAMIAAGAAGTHWEDQLASEKKCGHLGGKVLIPTQQHIRTLNSARLAADVAGVPTVVIARTDAEAATLITSDVDDRDKQFVTGERTAEGYYHVKNGIEPCIERAKSYAPYADMIWMETGTPDLELARKFAEAVKAEYPDQLLSYNCSPSFNWSKHLDDSTIAKFQNELGAMGFTFQFITLAGFHSLNYGMFDLAYGYAREQMTAFVDLQNREFKAADERGFTAVKHQREVGAGYFDSIATTVDPNTSTAALKGSTEEGQFH from the coding sequence ATGAGCAACGTCGGAAAGCCCCGCACCGCCGCGGAGATCCAGCAGGACTGGGACACCAACCCCCGCTGGAAGGGCATCAAGCGCGACTACACCGCCGAGCAGGTCGCTCAGCTCCAGGGTTCGGTCGTCGAGGAGCACACCCTCGCCCGCCGTGGCGCCGAGATCCTGTGGGACGGCGTGACCAAGGGTGACGGTTCCTACATCAACGCTCTGGGCGCCCTCACCGGCAACCAGGCCGTGCAGCAGGTCCGCGCCGGCCTGAAGGCCGTGTACCTGTCGGGCTGGCAGGTCGCCGGTGACGCCAACCTGTCCGGCCACACCTACCCCGACCAGTCGCTGTACCCGGCGAACTCGGTTCCGAACGTCGTCCGTCGCATCAACAACGCGCTGCTCCGCGCCGACGAGATCGCCCGCGTCGAGGGTGACGACTCGGTCGACAACTGGGTCGTCCCGATCGTCGCCGACGGTGAGGCCGGCTTCGGTGGCGCACTCAACGTCTACGAGCTCCAGAAGGCCATGATCGCCGCGGGTGCCGCCGGTACCCACTGGGAGGATCAGCTCGCCTCGGAGAAGAAGTGTGGCCACCTCGGTGGCAAGGTGCTCATCCCGACCCAGCAGCACATCCGCACCCTGAACTCGGCTCGCCTGGCCGCCGACGTCGCCGGTGTCCCCACCGTCGTGATCGCCCGTACCGACGCCGAGGCCGCGACCCTCATCACCTCGGATGTGGACGACCGCGACAAGCAGTTCGTCACCGGTGAGCGCACCGCCGAGGGCTACTACCACGTGAAGAACGGCATCGAGCCGTGCATCGAGCGTGCGAAGTCCTACGCTCCCTACGCCGACATGATCTGGATGGAGACCGGTACCCCCGATCTCGAACTGGCTCGCAAGTTCGCCGAGGCCGTCAAGGCCGAGTACCCCGACCAGCTGCTGTCCTACAACTGCAGCCCGTCGTTCAACTGGAGCAAGCACCTCGACGACAGCACCATCGCCAAGTTCCAGAACGAGCTGGGCGCCATGGGCTTCACCTTCCAGTTCATCACCCTGGCCGGCTTCCACTCGCTCAACTACGGCATGTTCGACCTTGCCTACGGTTACGCCCGCGAGCAGATGACCGCCTTCGTCGACCTGCAGAACCGCGAGTTCAAGGCAGCCGACGAGCGTGGCTTCACCGCCGTCAAGCACCAGCGTGAGGTCGGCGCCGGCTACTTCGACAGCATCGCCACCACCGTCGACCCGAACACCTCGACCGCAGCTCTCAAGGGCTCGACCGAAGAGGGCCAGTTCCACTAG
- a CDS encoding 3-hydroxybutyryl-CoA dehydrogenase has protein sequence MPTSRTPEVLRTAEKTCRVGVVGAGQMGAGIAEVCARAQADVLVYETTRDLLSAGRARILSSLDRGVSSGKLTERERDQAADRLSFTSDLNDFADRQLVCEAVVEDEVVKTAIFADLDKIVDDPHAVLASNTSSIAIMKLAVATQNAGRVIGLHFFNPVPVLPLVELVTTPVTAPEVTARAETFAHDVLGKQVIRSADRSGFVVNALLVPYLLSAIRMVESGFSTVEDIDKAMMLGCAHPMGPLKLADLVGLDTVKAIADKMCEEFGEPLYAPPTLLVQMVTSGRLGKKAGHGFYEYERVLAGKR, from the coding sequence ATGCCAACGAGCCGAACCCCGGAGGTCCTTCGGACCGCCGAGAAGACCTGCCGAGTCGGCGTCGTCGGAGCCGGACAGATGGGTGCCGGGATCGCCGAGGTCTGTGCCCGGGCCCAGGCTGACGTACTGGTCTACGAAACCACCCGGGATCTCCTCTCGGCGGGGCGCGCCCGCATACTCAGCTCACTCGACCGCGGGGTGTCGAGCGGCAAACTCACCGAGCGCGAACGTGACCAGGCGGCCGACCGCCTCTCGTTCACCTCGGACCTGAACGACTTCGCCGACCGGCAGCTGGTCTGCGAGGCCGTCGTCGAGGACGAGGTCGTCAAGACCGCGATCTTCGCCGACCTCGACAAGATCGTCGACGATCCGCACGCGGTCCTCGCGTCGAACACCTCCTCCATCGCGATCATGAAGCTGGCCGTGGCGACGCAGAACGCCGGCCGCGTGATCGGTCTGCACTTCTTCAATCCCGTACCCGTGCTCCCTCTGGTCGAGCTGGTCACCACACCGGTGACCGCTCCCGAGGTGACCGCGCGGGCGGAAACCTTTGCGCACGACGTGCTCGGCAAGCAGGTGATCCGTTCGGCCGACCGCTCGGGTTTCGTGGTCAACGCGCTGCTCGTTCCCTACCTGCTCTCCGCGATCCGCATGGTGGAGAGCGGCTTCTCGACGGTCGAGGACATCGACAAGGCCATGATGCTCGGTTGCGCCCACCCGATGGGGCCGCTGAAGCTCGCCGATCTGGTGGGCCTGGACACCGTCAAGGCGATCGCCGACAAGATGTGCGAAGAGTTCGGCGAGCCCCTCTACGCGCCGCCCACGCTGCTGGTGCAGATGGTCACCTCGGGCCGCCTCGGCAAGAAGGCGGGTCACGGCTTCTATGAATACGAGCGGGTTCTCGCCGGGAAAAGGTGA